A DNA window from Aminiphilus circumscriptus DSM 16581 contains the following coding sequences:
- the ybeY gene encoding rRNA maturation RNase YbeY: MVRVEIAGEEHLPSRYRLSGNERELLGALFRRAISEFTPQLTRHGSVEVSVNILSEAEMAEINVQYRSEEGPTDVLSFPFWEDSGAFSPPLQAWPELPLGDILVCAEQVERNAADRGVSFLDEYILVIVHGFLHLIGFDHDTEEKERHMWSLQEGYANELKLLLEKSRSGESDPDIKGA; this comes from the coding sequence ATGGTGAGAGTGGAAATTGCCGGAGAAGAACATCTTCCCTCCCGGTATCGTCTTTCCGGAAATGAAAGGGAACTCCTCGGTGCACTCTTCCGTCGTGCCATCTCGGAATTCACTCCCCAATTAACCAGACATGGAAGCGTGGAGGTCTCGGTGAATATCCTCTCCGAGGCGGAGATGGCAGAGATTAACGTTCAGTATCGCTCCGAGGAAGGCCCGACGGACGTCTTGTCTTTTCCTTTCTGGGAAGATTCCGGAGCTTTTTCTCCCCCTTTGCAGGCATGGCCGGAACTGCCGCTCGGTGATATTTTGGTGTGCGCGGAACAGGTGGAGAGGAATGCTGCGGATCGTGGAGTCTCCTTTCTGGATGAATACATCCTCGTTATTGTCCATGGATTCCTCCATCTGATCGGATTCGATCATGACACGGAGGAAAAGGAGCGTCACATGTGGAGTCTTCAGGAAGGGTATGCGAACGAATTGAAGCTGCTTCTGGAGAAAAGCCGAAGCGGCGAGTCCGATCCGGACATAAAGGGGGCCTGA
- the glyQ gene encoding glycine--tRNA ligase subunit alpha, with product MNFQDIIMRLERFWAEQGCVIQQPYDIEVGAGTMNPATTLRVLGPEPWRVAYVEPSRRPTDGRYGENPNRLQHYYQYQVIIQPAPENIQDLYLDSLRALGIDPAEHDIRFVEDDWESPTIGAWGLGWEVWLDGMEITQFTYFQQVGGIDMDLVPAELTYGIERIAMFVQKVDSVYDLTWVGDVTYGDVHHQGEVEHSTYNFDESDASMLFQLFSMYEKESGRMIEKGLVLPAYDYVLKCSHTFNLLDARNAISVTERTGYIGRVRALASKCCQAYVVQREQMGYPLTTKFAR from the coding sequence ATGAACTTTCAGGACATCATTATGCGTTTGGAACGTTTTTGGGCGGAACAGGGGTGCGTCATTCAGCAACCCTACGACATTGAGGTTGGAGCCGGTACGATGAATCCCGCCACCACCTTGCGTGTGCTCGGTCCCGAACCGTGGCGGGTCGCCTACGTCGAACCGTCCCGACGCCCCACGGACGGCCGCTACGGGGAAAACCCGAACCGCCTGCAGCACTACTATCAATATCAGGTGATCATCCAGCCTGCTCCGGAAAATATTCAGGATCTTTATCTGGACAGTCTCCGTGCGCTGGGCATCGATCCCGCGGAACATGACATTCGTTTTGTCGAGGATGACTGGGAGTCGCCCACTATCGGCGCATGGGGGCTGGGCTGGGAAGTGTGGCTCGACGGCATGGAGATCACTCAGTTCACCTATTTTCAGCAGGTAGGCGGTATCGATATGGATCTCGTGCCCGCCGAGCTGACCTACGGCATCGAACGAATCGCCATGTTCGTCCAGAAGGTGGACAGCGTGTACGACCTGACCTGGGTCGGCGACGTTACCTATGGCGACGTGCATCACCAGGGCGAGGTCGAACATTCCACGTACAACTTCGACGAGTCCGACGCTTCCATGCTTTTTCAGCTGTTCTCCATGTACGAAAAAGAATCCGGACGCATGATAGAAAAGGGACTCGTCCTCCCCGCATATGACTACGTCTTGAAATGTTCCCACACGTTCAATCTGTTGGATGCCCGGAACGCCATCAGCGTCACGGAGCGGACCGGTTATATCGGACGGGTTCGTGCGCTGGCGAGCAAGTGTTGCCAAGCCTATGTCGTGCAGCGCGAGCAGATGGGATATCCTCTCACGACGAAGTTTGCCCGGTAG
- a CDS encoding hemolysin family protein, which produces MSGNVAAGLLLLLVFLLLSALFSATETATSSIGKAKLQTLQERHPRRRRSLRWLAENVHGVLTVTLISGNLVNIAAGAVAAVLSMHFLGGWGIVLVILTVTFLIVVFGEILPKSFAMSHSEKVLTDVLPLVRIAYILLSPLVWAVSGIMGLISCMTGIDLSPRHAFVTREEIEQMIAMGQESGALEEGERRMISGVIAFEETRAYEIMIPRTDMVAIPKEMSVAEAVTIFRENGHSRVPIYEGNLDRIVGILYVKEIIDALASGKTDISVFDIRREPLFIPEVIRIAELFDLMKRKRVHMAIVVDEYGGTAGLVTLEDLLEEIVGEIQDEYDEEVPAIQQDGAGSYIVQGHVNLEDLSDGLSYVFHSEDADSVAGLVLSLSGSFPEEGQRLAYGPWNIDVLAVEDHRIRVLRFVRRKEQEGEDA; this is translated from the coding sequence GTGAGCGGAAACGTGGCCGCAGGCCTGCTTCTTCTCCTCGTGTTCCTCCTGCTTTCTGCTCTTTTCAGTGCCACGGAAACGGCGACGAGTTCCATAGGCAAGGCGAAGCTGCAGACCCTGCAGGAAAGACATCCTCGCCGAAGACGTTCCCTCCGCTGGTTGGCTGAGAACGTGCACGGCGTGCTTACGGTGACGCTCATTTCCGGCAATCTGGTCAACATCGCCGCAGGTGCCGTAGCCGCTGTACTGTCGATGCATTTTCTCGGAGGCTGGGGAATCGTGCTTGTCATCCTGACCGTGACGTTTCTCATCGTGGTCTTCGGTGAAATTCTTCCCAAAAGTTTCGCCATGAGCCATTCCGAGAAAGTGCTCACCGACGTGCTCCCTCTTGTCAGGATTGCATACATTCTTCTGAGCCCCCTCGTCTGGGCCGTTTCGGGAATCATGGGTCTCATCAGCTGTATGACGGGAATTGATCTCTCGCCGCGTCACGCCTTTGTCACACGGGAGGAAATCGAGCAAATGATCGCCATGGGGCAGGAATCAGGCGCCCTTGAAGAAGGCGAGCGACGCATGATCTCAGGAGTCATTGCTTTCGAGGAGACCAGGGCCTACGAGATCATGATTCCCAGAACGGATATGGTGGCCATTCCCAAGGAAATGAGTGTCGCCGAGGCCGTGACGATCTTTCGGGAAAACGGTCATTCCAGGGTCCCCATCTATGAGGGAAACCTCGACCGGATCGTGGGGATTCTCTACGTCAAGGAGATCATTGATGCTCTCGCATCGGGGAAGACAGACATCTCCGTCTTCGATATCCGACGCGAGCCGCTGTTCATTCCGGAAGTCATCCGTATTGCAGAGCTTTTCGACCTCATGAAGAGAAAACGCGTCCACATGGCTATCGTGGTGGATGAATACGGTGGAACCGCCGGGTTGGTTACATTGGAAGATCTCCTTGAAGAGATCGTCGGTGAAATCCAGGACGAATACGACGAGGAAGTACCGGCAATCCAGCAGGATGGAGCCGGGAGCTACATTGTCCAGGGCCATGTGAATCTGGAGGATCTGAGCGACGGCCTTTCCTACGTGTTCCATTCAGAAGATGCGGACAGTGTAGCGGGACTCGTCCTCTCCCTCTCCGGGAGTTTCCCCGAGGAAGGACAACGACTTGCCTACGGCCCCTGGAACATTGATGTTCTGGCAGTGGAGGATCACCGAATCCGAGTGCTGCGTTTCGTCCGTCGGAAAGAGCAGGAAGGAGAAGATGCATGA
- a CDS encoding PhoH family protein, producing the protein MVQQNGSFLWTTSATKEVLTRFLGQNDENLRLIEERYPVRLVSRGEQILVQGPDADVVRMVAELVQELFLAASKGQRITPSEIRYAMDVLAQGEAPDIASLLDDIICFSARGKPVRPRTLGQKRYIRVIAENHVTFAIGPAGTGKTYLAVAVAVAALKAQMVNRIVLVRPAVEAGESLGFLPGDLKEKIEPYLRPLYDAFYELLSPEKFHRYVEKNVIEIAPLAYMRGRTLNDSFIILDEAQNTTPEQMKMFLTRMGFGSKAVVTGDITQVDLPQGKESGLVSVQRILRDIAGIDFCMLTNCDVVRHEIVQRIVQAYENYEQQRQERT; encoded by the coding sequence ATCGTCCAGCAAAATGGTTCGTTTCTCTGGACCACCTCCGCAACGAAGGAGGTTCTCACTCGTTTTCTTGGACAAAACGACGAGAACCTCCGGCTCATTGAGGAACGCTATCCTGTTCGCCTCGTTTCGCGAGGCGAACAGATTCTTGTCCAGGGCCCCGACGCGGATGTGGTGAGAATGGTGGCGGAGCTTGTGCAGGAGCTGTTTCTTGCGGCTTCCAAAGGACAGCGGATCACTCCTTCGGAGATCCGCTACGCCATGGATGTCCTCGCCCAGGGAGAGGCCCCGGACATTGCGTCGCTCCTGGACGATATCATCTGCTTTTCCGCCCGGGGAAAGCCTGTGCGCCCCCGAACGCTCGGTCAGAAGCGGTACATCCGGGTCATTGCCGAGAATCACGTGACATTCGCAATCGGACCGGCGGGGACGGGGAAAACCTACCTCGCCGTGGCCGTGGCCGTGGCGGCTCTGAAGGCTCAGATGGTGAACCGTATCGTCCTTGTCCGGCCTGCCGTTGAAGCGGGCGAGAGCCTTGGATTTCTCCCGGGCGACCTGAAAGAGAAAATCGAACCGTACCTTCGTCCTCTCTATGATGCATTCTATGAACTTCTTTCTCCGGAAAAATTTCATCGCTACGTGGAAAAGAACGTCATCGAAATAGCACCGCTCGCCTACATGCGCGGGAGAACGCTGAACGACAGTTTCATCATTCTCGATGAAGCGCAGAACACCACGCCGGAGCAGATGAAGATGTTTCTCACGCGCATGGGGTTCGGCTCCAAGGCGGTTGTCACAGGCGACATCACCCAGGTGGACCTTCCTCAAGGGAAGGAGTCCGGACTCGTCAGCGTGCAGAGAATTTTGAGGGACATCGCAGGTATCGACTTCTGTATGCTCACCAATTGCGATGTGGTTCGCCACGAAATCGTGCAGCGGATTGTGCAGGCCTATGAAAACTACGAACAACAAAGACAAGAACGGACATAA
- the glyS gene encoding glycine--tRNA ligase subunit beta yields MAERDLLLEIGTEEIPARFASWVLEEILRLAETELDAAHLSVGGMESFATPRRIVLFLRRVPERQQDTVQELRGPAWNQAFDANGNPTNAARGFARSRNVAVEDLIQKNVGGVDYAFAVTRTEGCLSRDVFLDVLPHIVKRIVFPKNMYWDDPSFRFARPVRWLLCLWGSEVIPLVVGKYTAGRTTHGHRFMGQKTLEVPDAKEYMDILYDNYVIVDQRKRKEKMLSGIAALEKEIGGKADLSQELIEENLFLVEYPVPFYGTFDQSYLDIPAEALTTTMGHHQRYFPVRDAEGKLKPFFIGVSNNRASNMNVVREGNERVLRARLSDASFFWKEDQKRPLTNRVEELRTILYQERLGSVYDKVQRARALALEIGRRLGLGEEDLLLLDKAAAISKADTVTHMVYEFPELRGIMGREYARRSGEAERVARALQEQYLPAFAGDRLPTDVLGALLGIGDRLDTIVACHKVGLEPTGSQDPYGLRRAARCINELLWGMGLDVDMKEMVLEAGSCLDISPETIDRVYEFLRQRTVVQLREKGFSHATVTIAMQVAWQRPLQALRLAESFAAVEQEAWFDGLVTAAVRVRNILSKTTAMPPEWNEALLREPAERALAEAVVKIAPEVERTLAACAWNELTHVLSRLEPAITTFFEETLVMAEDEELRRNRLCLLSRCHELFLHVGDLSRLKK; encoded by the coding sequence ATGGCGGAACGCGATTTGCTGCTTGAAATAGGCACGGAAGAGATCCCGGCACGCTTCGCGAGTTGGGTTCTGGAAGAAATTCTTCGGCTCGCCGAAACCGAATTGGACGCCGCTCATCTCTCTGTGGGAGGTATGGAGAGTTTTGCCACACCACGACGCATCGTCCTTTTCCTCCGAAGAGTTCCGGAGCGTCAGCAGGATACGGTTCAGGAACTGCGGGGACCTGCTTGGAATCAGGCGTTCGATGCCAACGGAAATCCTACGAACGCAGCGCGGGGATTTGCAAGGAGCAGAAACGTTGCCGTCGAGGACCTCATTCAGAAAAACGTGGGAGGAGTCGACTACGCTTTTGCGGTGACGAGGACGGAAGGTTGCCTTTCCAGAGACGTGTTTCTCGATGTCCTGCCGCATATCGTGAAGCGGATCGTCTTTCCCAAGAACATGTACTGGGATGATCCCTCTTTCCGTTTTGCGCGTCCCGTGCGCTGGCTCCTCTGCCTCTGGGGATCCGAAGTGATTCCCCTTGTCGTCGGAAAGTACACGGCGGGAAGAACGACCCACGGTCATCGCTTCATGGGGCAGAAAACACTGGAGGTCCCTGACGCGAAGGAGTACATGGACATTCTCTACGACAATTACGTGATCGTGGACCAGCGCAAGCGCAAGGAAAAAATGCTCAGCGGAATCGCGGCTCTAGAGAAAGAGATCGGCGGAAAGGCCGACCTCTCCCAGGAACTCATCGAGGAAAATCTCTTTCTCGTCGAGTATCCCGTCCCGTTTTACGGAACTTTCGATCAGAGTTACCTGGACATTCCCGCCGAGGCGCTCACCACCACCATGGGACACCATCAGCGCTATTTTCCTGTTCGTGACGCGGAGGGAAAGCTTAAGCCCTTCTTCATTGGTGTCAGCAACAACAGAGCCTCAAACATGAACGTGGTGCGAGAGGGAAACGAGCGTGTTCTCCGCGCACGCCTCTCCGATGCCTCCTTCTTCTGGAAAGAGGACCAGAAACGCCCCCTCACAAATCGTGTGGAGGAACTGCGGACCATTCTTTACCAGGAACGTCTCGGGTCCGTGTACGACAAAGTGCAACGTGCCCGTGCGCTTGCACTCGAAATCGGTCGGCGCCTCGGGCTCGGAGAAGAAGATCTTCTGCTGCTCGACAAAGCGGCGGCCATCTCCAAGGCTGATACGGTGACACATATGGTCTACGAGTTCCCCGAACTCCGCGGTATCATGGGAAGAGAGTACGCCCGCCGCAGCGGAGAAGCCGAGAGAGTAGCCAGAGCGCTTCAGGAACAGTATCTCCCAGCCTTTGCGGGAGATCGACTGCCTACGGATGTCCTTGGAGCTCTTCTGGGAATCGGGGATCGTCTGGACACCATCGTGGCTTGTCACAAGGTGGGACTCGAACCGACGGGTTCCCAGGATCCCTACGGGCTCAGGCGTGCCGCAAGATGCATCAACGAACTGCTCTGGGGAATGGGGCTCGATGTGGACATGAAAGAAATGGTGCTTGAAGCGGGCTCCTGCCTGGATATTTCTCCGGAAACCATCGACCGTGTCTACGAATTCTTGAGGCAGCGGACCGTTGTGCAGCTTCGTGAAAAAGGCTTTTCCCACGCGACGGTCACTATTGCCATGCAAGTTGCCTGGCAACGCCCGCTTCAGGCGTTGCGTCTCGCGGAAAGTTTTGCCGCAGTCGAGCAAGAAGCGTGGTTCGATGGGCTCGTTACCGCCGCTGTGCGGGTGCGAAACATTCTCTCCAAGACCACCGCGATGCCTCCCGAATGGAACGAAGCGCTTCTCCGTGAACCTGCGGAACGTGCACTTGCCGAAGCGGTTGTCAAGATCGCCCCCGAGGTGGAACGCACGCTTGCGGCATGTGCATGGAACGAGTTGACACATGTCCTTTCCCGGTTGGAGCCGGCCATCACCACCTTCTTCGAGGAAACGCTCGTCATGGCGGAGGACGAGGAACTCCGTCGCAACAGGCTCTGCCTTCTCTCGCGGTGCCACGAACTCTTCCTGCATGTGGGAGATTTGAGCCGATTGAAAAAATAA
- a CDS encoding pyruvate, water dikinase regulatory protein, whose translation MSIPLFVVSDFTGETAEHVARAASTQFNLDATEFSRFRYVNTEERMLEVIRNAQEKQAVVICTLVDHQLRRLFLEKTGELGVDVVDVLGPILDVLQRRIGTAPMETPGLLRKMDEEYFKRVKAIEFAIKCDDGKSPELLTNAGLVIIGVSRTSKTPLSMYMAHKGVMVANIPLVPEADPPKELFSLPPERIVGLTIQPEKLINIRRERLRVLGLDVEVSNYAQWERVEEELSFARSVFRKAGCRTFDVTNRAIEETAQEILDYLRE comes from the coding sequence ATGTCGATTCCTCTGTTTGTGGTCTCTGATTTTACTGGAGAGACAGCGGAACATGTCGCTCGTGCTGCATCGACGCAGTTCAACCTGGATGCGACGGAGTTCTCGCGTTTTCGCTATGTAAACACCGAAGAGCGAATGCTTGAGGTCATCCGGAACGCTCAGGAGAAGCAAGCCGTGGTCATCTGCACTCTCGTGGATCATCAATTGCGGCGCTTGTTTCTGGAAAAGACCGGGGAACTCGGTGTGGACGTAGTGGATGTCCTCGGTCCCATACTCGATGTTCTCCAACGCCGAATCGGAACCGCACCTATGGAAACACCTGGGTTACTGCGAAAAATGGATGAGGAGTACTTCAAACGGGTCAAGGCCATCGAGTTTGCGATCAAATGTGACGACGGGAAAAGTCCAGAACTCCTCACAAACGCGGGGCTCGTGATCATCGGTGTTTCCAGGACCAGCAAAACACCTCTCTCCATGTACATGGCACACAAGGGTGTCATGGTTGCCAATATTCCTCTCGTCCCGGAGGCGGATCCGCCAAAAGAACTTTTCTCTTTGCCGCCGGAACGAATCGTGGGGCTCACGATTCAGCCGGAGAAACTGATCAACATTCGCAGAGAACGGTTACGCGTTCTGGGCCTCGATGTAGAAGTTTCCAATTATGCGCAATGGGAACGAGTGGAGGAGGAACTTTCCTTTGCCAGGAGTGTTTTTCGAAAGGCCGGCTGCCGGACTTTCGATGTCACGAACAGGGCCATCGAGGAAACGGCGCAGGAAATTCTCGATTACCTGAGGGAGTGA
- the era gene encoding GTPase Era yields the protein MLDDKKVFRSGFVALLGRPNVGKSSLVNRLLREKVSIVSPVPQTTRHSLRCILTTERSQVVFVDTPGFHEPHHALGEYMMQRARDAVEDADCVCLILDAGRPEGGAEEELLRKVLQGISTPRILVVNKIDLLSEQKDLDRIVSAWSSLSPEAVVTVSATRGDNLDALLEAIEALLPEAPPLYPEDMLMDQSERFLASECIREKAFLALRDEIPHGITVVVEEYKTPEEYPERTTAYIQATLYVERETHKGIVIGERGKKLKHIGLLARKELEKRLGFQVYLDLWVKVRPKWRRSPQDLRRFGYES from the coding sequence ATGCTCGACGATAAGAAGGTTTTCCGCTCGGGATTCGTCGCTCTTCTTGGCAGACCGAACGTGGGTAAATCCTCGCTCGTCAACCGACTTCTCCGGGAGAAGGTAAGTATTGTCTCCCCCGTTCCTCAGACCACACGGCACTCGTTACGCTGCATTCTCACCACCGAACGGTCGCAGGTCGTCTTTGTGGACACGCCGGGTTTTCACGAGCCCCATCACGCCCTGGGAGAGTACATGATGCAACGGGCACGGGATGCCGTTGAAGATGCTGATTGCGTTTGTTTGATTCTCGACGCGGGAAGACCCGAGGGGGGAGCGGAAGAGGAACTTCTCCGGAAAGTCCTTCAGGGGATTTCCACTCCCCGTATTCTTGTGGTGAACAAAATCGATCTTCTCTCCGAACAGAAAGATCTCGACCGGATCGTTTCCGCCTGGTCCTCGCTTTCTCCCGAGGCAGTCGTAACTGTCTCCGCTACGCGGGGAGACAATCTCGACGCGTTGCTCGAAGCTATCGAAGCACTCCTGCCGGAAGCGCCTCCGCTCTATCCAGAGGACATGCTCATGGATCAGTCCGAGCGCTTCCTCGCCAGTGAATGTATCCGGGAAAAGGCTTTTCTCGCCCTTCGGGATGAAATTCCCCACGGAATCACCGTTGTGGTGGAGGAATACAAGACGCCCGAGGAATATCCCGAACGGACGACTGCCTACATTCAGGCCACTCTCTATGTGGAGCGGGAAACCCACAAGGGAATTGTCATCGGCGAGCGCGGGAAAAAACTGAAACATATCGGTCTTCTGGCAAGAAAGGAACTCGAAAAGCGTCTTGGCTTCCAGGTGTATCTCGATCTGTGGGTCAAGGTCCGCCCCAAGTGGCGACGTTCTCCTCAGGACCTCCGCAGATTCGGCTATGAATCGTAG
- a CDS encoding cytidine deaminase yields the protein MIAGHDFGNFSEDPFRTVSAITPEHLLHYAAEAGEKAYAPYSHFHVGAALVTESGRLFFGCNVENGSFGMTICAERGAIAAWRVAGGDLPVAVAVVGRRGIPCMPCGACRQVLAEFNPSLRVVLEEGASFRIFSLAELLPFAFSLRNDDARR from the coding sequence ATGATCGCCGGACATGACTTCGGTAATTTTTCCGAAGATCCGTTCCGAACCGTTTCCGCGATTACACCGGAGCACCTGCTTCACTACGCCGCTGAAGCCGGCGAGAAAGCCTACGCTCCATATTCACATTTTCATGTCGGTGCCGCTCTCGTCACGGAAAGCGGGCGTCTCTTCTTCGGGTGCAATGTGGAAAATGGAAGTTTTGGCATGACTATTTGCGCGGAGCGAGGGGCTATCGCCGCCTGGAGGGTCGCCGGAGGCGATCTCCCCGTGGCTGTGGCCGTGGTCGGCCGCCGAGGAATTCCCTGCATGCCTTGTGGTGCCTGCAGGCAAGTGCTCGCGGAATTCAACCCCTCCCTTCGCGTCGTGCTTGAAGAAGGAGCATCCTTCCGGATCTTTTCTCTGGCGGAATTGCTCCCCTTCGCTTTTTCCCTGAGGAACGACGATGCTCGACGATAA
- a CDS encoding DNA repair protein RecO C-terminal domain-containing protein, which produces MDVKDDLWPIRTEGRGLRRALTWNRLISELVLPQHPCDDLLAHFYWTLHILADGGPRLFSPLEWRFLWRWLHLWGRAPDFRICSGCGRSLSSSSPALLTEQGILCPLCPASAGMKVFLPSLFLQELRSAAILPRDDFLQVQLSQNFPKEWDNANRILESILRRTY; this is translated from the coding sequence ATGGACGTGAAGGACGACCTTTGGCCGATCCGGACGGAGGGCAGGGGGTTACGGCGCGCTCTCACATGGAACCGGCTCATCTCCGAACTGGTTCTCCCCCAACATCCCTGTGACGATCTCCTTGCTCACTTTTACTGGACACTCCATATTCTCGCGGACGGCGGGCCTCGCCTCTTTTCCCCTTTGGAGTGGCGGTTTTTGTGGCGCTGGTTACACTTATGGGGCAGAGCTCCCGATTTCCGGATCTGCAGCGGTTGCGGAAGATCTCTGTCATCGTCTTCACCCGCGCTTCTCACGGAACAGGGAATCCTTTGTCCTCTTTGTCCGGCTTCGGCGGGAATGAAAGTTTTCCTTCCATCTCTCTTCTTGCAGGAGTTGCGGAGTGCTGCTATTCTTCCGAGAGACGATTTTCTCCAGGTACAGTTATCGCAGAATTTTCCGAAAGAATGGGACAACGCGAACAGAATACTTGAATCGATACTTCGGCGGACCTATTGA
- a CDS encoding HD family phosphohydrolase — MIVLLAALLSILNWRLEGSRYGFTVGSPAPRTFLAVNSMRYFDAVTTEAMKKRISERVVGVFVQNPRLLNDALHNLEAISVNRESLLQILSPSLIDVLESLNETRRGKILEEIRRIGMALLNETFQEEQRATLIWDRLDESDLEWPEKNVVYQVLDQLLLHTQQKDLNLTWKLRREMEDSVQPIERTLLVGDVIVEKGERITPFTASLLKAQGYTESAFPYRHLLLTVVVAFLWSFWLSSGLPESRGSPENVKQWLYVLLLLALAWVIEIAAVYFRVGGLSSLALAGWTYLTLPAGFAFHLALGGSALGALVAAGMSLNQMALIVMVSAVVSGIGYFRFHQIQNRVQLWRELFLLGILASCIELFIFWSNRETFSLEFFLRFVGASAFLSAFVLATLPFWENLFDVLSPLRLIELSHPSSPLLKRLQIEAPGTYHHTLMVGTLAEAAADRLGLNSLLVKAGAYYHDIGKLRRPHFFVENQMYGENAHDGMAPSLSSLVIISHVRDGYELAGEYHLPALVKRFILEHHGTTCLSYFYRKAVSKGDTVPREQFCYPGPRPQSKETGLVMFADSVEAAVRAAGGSITDVRDLERTVQDVMDSKLREEQLMNVDFTLRDLRLIREVFVATLRSMYHSRQVRTLAEEKMSVVKGA, encoded by the coding sequence ATGATCGTGCTTCTGGCGGCTCTTCTCTCGATTCTGAATTGGCGTCTCGAGGGAAGCCGCTACGGCTTCACCGTTGGTTCTCCCGCACCGAGAACGTTTCTCGCCGTAAATTCAATGCGTTATTTCGATGCCGTCACCACGGAGGCAATGAAAAAGAGAATTTCCGAGCGCGTTGTCGGTGTCTTCGTCCAGAACCCCCGTCTCCTCAATGATGCGCTGCACAACCTCGAGGCGATTTCCGTCAACAGGGAATCGCTTCTGCAGATTCTCTCCCCTTCTCTGATCGACGTGCTGGAGTCCCTCAACGAGACTCGGAGAGGAAAGATTCTGGAGGAAATACGGCGAATCGGCATGGCGCTCCTCAACGAGACGTTCCAGGAAGAACAGCGGGCCACGCTGATCTGGGACAGGCTGGATGAGTCGGATTTGGAATGGCCGGAGAAAAATGTCGTTTACCAAGTCCTGGATCAGTTGCTGCTCCATACGCAACAGAAGGATCTCAATCTCACCTGGAAGCTCCGTCGAGAGATGGAGGACTCGGTACAACCCATCGAGAGAACGCTCTTGGTGGGTGATGTCATCGTTGAGAAAGGGGAGCGCATCACTCCTTTCACGGCGAGTCTTCTCAAGGCGCAGGGGTACACCGAATCCGCCTTTCCCTATCGACACCTGTTGCTCACAGTGGTCGTCGCGTTTTTGTGGAGCTTCTGGCTTTCCTCCGGACTCCCCGAGTCCAGGGGAAGCCCGGAGAATGTGAAACAATGGCTTTATGTTCTCCTTCTACTTGCTCTCGCGTGGGTCATAGAAATCGCTGCGGTCTATTTTCGAGTCGGCGGTCTCAGTTCGCTTGCCCTTGCAGGATGGACGTATCTTACCTTGCCGGCGGGATTCGCCTTTCATCTCGCCCTCGGCGGAAGTGCCCTGGGCGCGCTCGTTGCAGCGGGCATGTCGCTGAACCAGATGGCTCTTATCGTCATGGTCTCCGCAGTGGTGAGTGGCATAGGCTACTTCCGATTTCATCAGATCCAGAACCGGGTACAGCTCTGGCGGGAACTGTTTCTGTTGGGAATACTCGCTTCCTGTATCGAACTGTTCATCTTTTGGAGCAACCGGGAGACGTTTTCCCTGGAATTTTTTCTCCGTTTTGTCGGAGCAAGTGCTTTCCTCAGTGCTTTCGTGCTTGCCACACTCCCTTTCTGGGAAAATCTCTTCGACGTTCTTTCGCCGCTTCGCCTGATAGAGCTAAGTCATCCTTCCAGCCCGCTTCTTAAGCGTCTTCAGATCGAGGCTCCCGGAACATATCACCATACTCTGATGGTTGGAACGCTTGCAGAGGCTGCTGCGGATAGGCTTGGACTGAACAGTCTCCTCGTGAAAGCCGGTGCATACTATCACGACATCGGCAAGCTCCGACGACCGCATTTTTTTGTCGAAAATCAAATGTACGGAGAAAATGCCCACGATGGAATGGCCCCCTCTCTTTCTTCGCTCGTCATCATCTCCCACGTGCGGGACGGTTACGAACTCGCCGGTGAATATCACTTGCCCGCACTCGTGAAACGATTCATTCTGGAACATCACGGCACGACGTGCCTGTCCTATTTCTACCGCAAGGCCGTCAGCAAAGGCGATACGGTTCCGAGGGAACAGTTTTGTTACCCCGGTCCTCGACCTCAATCAAAAGAGACGGGACTCGTCATGTTCGCCGACTCCGTGGAGGCCGCCGTGCGCGCCGCCGGTGGCAGTATCACCGATGTTCGCGATCTGGAACGCACTGTTCAGGATGTGATGGATTCGAAACTTCGGGAAGAACAACTCATGAATGTGGACTTTACGCTCCGAGATCTCCGACTCATTCGGGAGGTTTTTGTAGCAACGCTCCGTTCCATGTACCATTCCCGCCAGGTCCGAACACTTGCCGAAGAAAAAATGTCTGTCGTGAAGGGGGCCTAG